The sequence below is a genomic window from Oreochromis aureus strain Israel breed Guangdong linkage group 12, ZZ_aureus, whole genome shotgun sequence.
TCTTGCAGTCTCTAGAAGCACAGTCTCTGCTTGTTCTTGCAGCTCTTGTTGGACAGTAGAGTTTGGTTTTGCATTCTCATGTTGAATGTCTGATTCGGAAGTCTCGCCAGGACTTTCTCCATTGCTTTCCTGGCATTCCCTCATCTGGAGTGCACTTTTCTCTGTGGTATAGTTTTCTTCCAGGTTCTCAGCTTGTGGAACCTCATCACAGTCTGCAAAAAAGTCCTCCATTTCTACATCTTCCGTCTCCTTATCGAGCTGGTCCATGTTAGACAAATGTTCCTCTTCTGTTACTGGCACATTACCAACGCTTGGCTCCAGCTGATCAAGGCTCACCTGACCCACAAGTTCATGATTCCTCACGACCTGCATAGACAGAATCAAAGTCCAAATTATGATACACTTTTCCAACACATTAtattggggtgggggtggggcacTGATGATGTAGAAGCCTCAAAAACTCATTTATCCAATATAATACACTTGGAGTTATGGGGTTGAGATAAGACTCCCAGTCCTATAGAAGTTTATGGGAAGACAGACATGACACTTTCCTTGTGAGTTTATGGGCTTAGTCACTGATTTTGGAAGcatactgaataaaacattaCTACAACTATTTTGCAAATCATGTTTAAATTGCTTAAAAATGTTGGATTATCTTTTGTCTGCTTACTGCATAGAGATAGCAGTTTCACAGTCAGCCCCTCTCCTTCTCAGCACATCTTATTCTTTGAAATAGGAGTGGgcgcaatgttccctctaatatttcatgtgtctgagcgaacacacaaactccctgagcgatcccttggaccactgtaagcgacatcagacgtgtgcactgtggtcacgccagcatctaatccatccaagttacatggtttattaaaataatcaaattacagcatttacatttatgttagactacttttaattaactgctttagcccacttacaatgaaaataaaaaaaaaatctagtcattgacctgtgtagtatgttaacactattggaagtaaaaataacttgaactccaattttgaaaacacaactttcttttttttattatttttttataaggCTCTGActtattatgagtctgtggtctgggagagagtcctgtaactctctgtctgcaaaacagtatataatgaccaatgttgggcaattaattatatagttacttcttcaaaaaagtaactcagtttggcaaacaacaaagttttttgcagctatttttttttaatgcagccaaggcagttttaaataaacatttcaaactatttgcagaacaatcagctgttctgcatcaaatatgaagctggaagctagcgagcaaaattcctgctaacttctaacttcattaaatttaatagattctgttttcatggatgcctggatgttaaacttaattgttacacctggtagagcagaaacgctgatcattttattaaagatgaaagaattgagacagtttgtaactctcagtgatgctgcagtgtttgtttgactttgggacctaaAGTGGACGGAGTTTTGGATTACTCCGCAACGCTCCTGACTacggcagccgtaatgctccggcaatccatcaagcggtgcgctTTAATAGCTCTCCAAAGtggtactaaaacattttttgatttCTGCGCGCTGTGTAACACAAAAtcggtttgaggtcagtaagcacaaccacaattcatacataaggcacactgtcgatttttgagaaaattaaaggattttaagtgtgccttatagtgtgtaaaatacgttatacagaagaaaagaatatatcgtgatatatatcgttaccgcacatgcttcaaattataccgtgatatggattttaggccatatcgcccagccctacttTGAAACTAATATGGTTGTGGTGAAAATGCTAATCTTGGGGCATCAAAACACAATTTCAGAAACCAACAGATGATGTCACAGTAGTTGTCCATGTCCATCTTTGACATTACCTATGGTTTAATCCCTGTAAATGTAGCACTTTTTAATAGCCAAGGAAATGGGGTAGGATATGCACTGCATCACTCCATTAGGTGCAACCTTAATCAATATTAAACAGATTTGTGGCAAAGTTTTTGGACTACAAAAACATTCAGACTAAAGGAATCAAATGGCCCAGTGCCAATGTCTCCTTAGCATTATGTGAATAAAACCATTCTTTTGCAAAAGTAAGTCCACTGCCTATATGTAGCTTGTGAAAGTGATGCAGTGCTACTAAAGAAGATGCATGgttgacatttaaaaatgtcattctGATGAATTCTTTATGTTCATTTTTATATCTATTCATATTTTTAGGATGTATGCTCCCACTCTCTTTCGTTGGCTACTTTCAAAAATCAGACATGTTGACGTCTGACATCTAATTGCTGCTTACACTTTTTAAAGGCTTAAATAACTTTGATTCTTCATtcaactttattttctcttgatTTTCTAAATCTTCATGGTTATGACAGTAGTGTGTAGAACAAAAGCACCGTCCGCCCATCAGTTAAAGAGAATACCTTTTTTGACCCAAAGGAATTCCAAGGATGCACAGAAGGCTTTAGAGAGAAATCCTCACCTGATGCTTATCGCTCAGGTGTGCCTCCAAATCACTCAGCTGGGTGCAGTCGAAATAGCACAGCTGACACTTGTAGGGTTTGATGTCATCGTGCCTCATCATGTGCAAACGCAGGTTTTCTGGGCTGCCACTGGTGAAAGTACATTTGTGACAGCGGAAGATGATGCCTTGAAGGTAACGTGACAGTTTGGGGCGACGAACCTCTATTGGCACTACACGTccctctgaaaagaaaaaaaaaggaaaaaagggaaTGCTTATGTGACAGCGTCAGGTATCAGAAAGCACAACACGTTCCTACAAATCCTGCAAATACTCCAACATACCACGATGCAAGACGATGTGATCAATCATGTTGTTCTTGTTCTTAGTTTGGTACAGACAGAAAGGGCAGCAGAGGTCCTTCTGATGAGTAGGCTTTGACTGGCAGGTAGAGTGACCCATCTCCATGTGCATTTCCAGAGTTTTCCTAATGACAACAGGAGAAATCAGTGATGACATTGCAAATCTGTCAGTGTTTGGTGACAACTCGTGTTGAGTAAtgagtaaaaatgacaaattcaAGATGTCTGTCAAGTCAAATACCTCATAAAACTCATCCAAGTTATTTCCATACATCTAAAATGATTGACAACAATGTCTAAATCTGAATAAAAGAAGCTTCTTCTTCAAACAGCAGATAGTGCGGCATATTTGATTTAGCACACTTTTATGCCAGGTTCTCTTCCCGATGCcaccccaaagggatttgtgtctcctccttgAGGCAAACCAGGAATGCATTATGTCACCTGACCATAGAAACTAGTCAGATCCTGCACATCTGTGATGATGCAGAATTAAAAGTATCAATTATTACTCATACTAAATGCAAATGCAAGATTAAATGcaagatttaaaacaaatgtgaaaatgaatatttacataaaaatattttccaaGTTTTCAATCCCAGAATATCACTTGTGTACATTTTCCATTTTCGAAAACAAAAGCTAAATAGTTGAAGCTAAGTAGTACAATTTGCAGATTTTTAGTAACACACTaaattttattaaagaaaaaaaaagccaaaaatctTTTGTACACACAAAATTACAAACTCTTGCAGCACCTTACCTTAAACCTGTGAAAAAGTTGCAGTCTTTACATCTGAGGATTTTCTTTCCATGCCAATTTAGGTAGTGCCGCCGGATACTAGACAGGTGTCCAGTGCTGAAATTGCAGAACTCACAGTGAAGCACGCCGTTCTCAGGTAATTTTGATAGTTGCATGTTCACTTTAGATTTGATGCTGCTCTGTGCCATCATGGTGTAGTGGTTTAACTGGCGCCGCACATCTGGGGGCTCCAAGTACAGAGATCCTGTCAAAGTTTCAAGGAGCCACAGTCTGTTAGTACTGCTACAAAACCAgaaactgtttgttttatgaAAACCAAGACCAagtttaacaacaaaaaaaaaaacccacacacacacaaaaaaaccaactTGCCTTTAATAAGTTCACGTCCCTCATCAATTTCAGGCAAGCTATTCATTTTCTCTGATGAATTAGAGGACTCCTTATCAAACCTCTCTTCACTCTCATCTTTGTCTTCAGTCTCAGCCGCACCCATGATGAGATCTAGGCATTCACCAATAGAATAaccaaatgaaaaatgaaagacatAAACGCAGACATAAAGCCACACGAAATCTCTCAAACCCCTTCTTGTGAAATTTGTCGCTGTCTTTAAAACTAAGCCAAAACCATCCCAGTCTGAACAGTTACAGTCAGCTTCTAATATAAAATGCACCTGTGACAACTCATTAACTTGACCAAATCCAGCTTACAGAAAACGTAAGCTAATAATCTACAACagcttattttaattaaaagactaattttaaaaattctgGTGATTTTGAAAACCATGTCAGCAGATCAAAGTCAATGCGTTTGACACTTAATGCTCATAAGATACCACTGGTGATGTTACGAATGAGTTCTTACCACGATGCTTTTTCATAAAATGACTCCTCCAGAGGCCAAAGACTGTTGTCCGATAGGTACAGCAACTACACTGAAAAGATCTCAGAGTTCCAGATTTGTGGATGAGATATTTGCTAATGCTGgtgagataaaaagaaaaaaaaaaggttcacaATCATTCAACTCTCACAGAAAAATACAGCTTGGGGTGTTTGGGACTTGCTTTAACGAATAAAGTAATCAAAATTCAATTTTAACAAGCCTGCGAAAGACACATTAGTCAAACAGAGAGTAGATGAAGTAACTCCTAAAATCTGTAAAGGAGGTATCATTTCTCTACTTTGGTTCTCTTGTCAGAAAGCCATTGGTTCTATTCATGAGGAAATGGCCTTCTTGTGAAGTTTGAAGTTATACAGGAGTGGATAGAGGTGGAATTGAGGAAAGCGGGAAAGGGGAGTCTAActttttatttaaccaggaagtgaaAATCTTGAGATAAAGAAGCTTTTCTGCAAAGGTTTTCCAATACCCAGATAGGCACTGTACTTTTTCAGACTAAACAAGACCACCTGGTAAAATTTCCATGTTACTTTTTAAGTGAGCCCACAAAAAAAAAGCGTGGCAAATTGGGATGACTGCTTTAATATACGAGCCTAAATTTAGCCATTATTAATACttctttttagtttagtttttaacaataaaaaaagccCAAAGTTCTTACTTGTGTTTTAATCCAGATGTGGAGCTATTGTCCAGTTTCTTGATGGCTGCCAGGGCTGCGTGGCTGTGCTCATGTGAATGCAAGCCTTTCAATGACATAAACATCCGGCCGCACTGTTTACACGTGTGTTTGTCTTCATTCGATTCTAGTTCTGGCTGCTGTACatcagagagttctgatgtagCGGCGCTCGGCACTGGTGTCCCGTTCCAACGATTAACCTCGTTCACAGTTTCCAATGTGGCCGTTTCGTCTTGCCTGCAGGGCTGGAAATAATCACAGTAATGGTCAAATAACACGAGTAGATCAGAAGACAAAGAACGTAGACAGGAATTACAACAGCGTCAACTTACCTCGCTGGATTCTTGCTCTATTGTTGTGCTAACAAGCGACTCCTTTCTCTGCGCAGCCTTGGCCATCTCTAGCATCCTTGCTCTGTGGCGATCCATGTGATAACACACCTTTCTAATCCCAATTAATTGTGTGTTGCAGTGGTCACATTTGTAAACCCCTGTGGTTTTCTTTTTCGGCGATCCTAGTGACAACACAGTGAAGTCCAACTTCCACTCTGAGCGGTGAAAAGTACTATAGTGGTCAATGAGCAGCTGCGATGACTTGAATGTTAAGTCCGGACATTTCAAACATTTAACCTTTGTGCTGTTGCCTGATTTAAGTACGTTATATTTCTCAAGAAGTTTGTAAATACTGACTGCATCCAATTTGTGAGTATTTTTGTAGTGGCACTGGAGGTATTTTCGATTCGCTCCTTTATAGGTGCACATCTGGCACTTGTACAACTGTTTGTTGCTGCGGACTCCGGACAGCAAAGTTGACGGGCATGCATCAGGAGTTTCCGTTTGTGAAGCCTGTCTACTTTTCGCAATGCTTACTTTTCTCGAAGTTTTGTTTTGGCTTTCAGTGTCAGTGTGCTCATACACTTCTGTATCATGATGAACCTTCTTACGGTGAGCATTGAGTTTTCTCAGTGATCCATGgatttgtgaacattttttaCACAAGTACCCTCTTTCATTAGAACCTTTTCCTAAAGTACATTTGACCATGTTTGATGCAAAGACTTCGTCTGTCTCAAGTTCATCTGCCCGGACTACAATTGCTGGATGCTTCATTTGACAGTGAGCAAGGGTCGCGTGGTAGCTAGCATTCACATATGGACACTTTGGACACTTGTAGATCAAGAGGCTTTCTTCTGCCGTTATGCTAGACTTAAACTTCTCATGCAGACGTTTTTGGAGctgcttttttggtttttggagcTGCTTTTTTGAATTTTGGAGCTGCTTTTTTGAATTTTGGAGCTGCTTTTTTGAATTTTGGAGCTGCTTTTTTGAATTTTGGAGctgcttttttggtttttggagctgcttttttggtttttgttcttgttcatgttcatgttcataTTTTTCGATTACAGCTTCCGGGTGTTTCAATCCACAGTGAACGTGGAGACCGTGTTTGCTATTAAAATTTGCAGAGCAGTAAAGGCACTTGAACACTGTGGAGGACGCCCGTAATTTACCAAACTGGTAGGAGTCAGATGAGCCACGTCTGTCACTTTGGTCTTCCACCCGCCAGCTTGCGTTTGCTTTCTTGGCAAGTTTTGCACTCAAAGGATGAACAATTCGGTAATGGTGTGCCAGATCTGACAATGACTTACTTTTAAAAGAGCATCTTTTGCAAGATATACCAGCTCTATTTTGTCCAGATCTTTGGGATAGCAATCTGTTTTCAGTGTCATTGCCTTCACTCTGCTCTAGGTTAGGCTTCTTCTTTTTAGGAGGGACCATTCCAGGACCGGCATATAACTGAGTACTTACATACTCAACGCAGGGGACACGTGCTGGGTGGCGTTCCTGGTAGTGCTCATAAACTACTGCAGCTTTTTCATGTCTGAAAACACAGAATTCACAATGATACCCAGGCTCTAATGATCCTTGTCTAAAATAATATCTTAAAATATCTGTGAATGTACGGTTTACTTTGTGAGTTTTGCTTAAATGCTTCTTCAGAGCATATATCACACCAGTTTTGTATCCGCACATGTAACAGTTCAGGGACCTCTTTGTCTGTGGGGTTTTCACTGAGGATGTTGCTGAAATGACCAAAGATTTTGAAtgcctctttgtttttttctttttcttgttcatTTTCATCTTGAGGATTTCCTGAGCAGCTTCTTCATTTTGAGTGGATGTTAGAGGAGATTTCTCAGATGTCATCGTCAATGCTGCATGTGACGTGGCACAAGCTGACTGTTTGATTTTATCTAATGTGATTACTTCATCTGGGTGGCTTTTTTGGTAGTGAACATGCATAGCAACAACTGACTTGTGACTAAACATGCATTTCTGGCATTTATACAAGGCCAGGTCTGCACTTTCAGAGGAAGAATTTTGGGATGTATGGGCACACTCAGGAGATATACCTCCTGATTTTTCTAGACTCAGCTGAGACGATTCCTCTTGGCATTCAGACATTGAATATCTGCAGAACATTAAGGAATTCTCCACTTCATATGTTGCATGCTTTGCCTTGTAATGTTCTTTCAAGGACTTCAATAGATTGGTAGTAAATTTACAAAGAAAGCATTTGAAAACCAAACTGAGGCCACATGATTTCATGGCAAATACATCTGGGGCATCTGGATGATTTTCCAAGTAGTGGCTCTTAAGGTCAGCTGTGCTTAAAAACTCAACTGGACACTCCAAACAACGAAAGGTGGCACTGTGATCACTTGCGTCTTGAATGTAGACAGAATTGTAGCTGATGTAAGGGTGGTCACTTTGATAATGGGCAGAAATTCGCCTGATGCCAACGTCACTGTAGTCACAATGTTTACAAGAATACACTTTTGGCGCGTCTGCCTCGTCTTCATCTTCGCTGAGTTCAAGTGAAAACTCGTTGCTGCTGGATGACTGCTGtctactttcattttctttttccgtGAGCATCTCTTCGTTATCCAACTTGGCTTTTTTGGCAGGATGACCTTTTGAACTTTTACCACTGGATCTCTTCACAGCACTgccaggaacagtttcttttctGAATTGTTCCGGAGTTTTAGATGGTGTCAAATCAGTAGTCAAGTCAGTGTGCAAAAAAGGGTACGACTTACTTCCGGTGATATCTATCACAGACTTTGCTGTGACTTTAAACACACCACTACTGTTTGGACAGGAGCTTGAAGGAGATTCCTGCAAAATTATAGTTTCTTTGGTGCCATCAGCTAATTTTGCATCAGTCATTGTATTTGATCCAGATGACACTGAGAAGTACTTAGTAATGGTTTGCAATGGCCTCTTGTAGGTTTTCAGGTCCTTTAACGTGCATTTCATTTCTGAGGTAGAAATATCTGAAAGAACTGACGGATCCTCCGATGTTCCTGCAGCTTCATTCTTCTGGTTTGCTGAAATGACACTAAAAGTGCTGTCGAGGTTTTCTGAAATGATGACACCTCCTGACACGTTAGGATTTTCTGAAGTTTTGTGACACAGTTCCTCGTGTTCACTTAAACCATCCCAACTACAAGCTTTAAAATCACAGCTCTGGCATTTAAAATGATCTCctgaactgctgctgctgttctctGTGTTGGCTTTGTCAGTCCCAGGGCATAATCCAGCCTCTCTGAGAGAAGTTTCTGTATTGAGGCCATGCACCTTGTTGAGGTGTTCAAAAAGGTACACCTTGGATTTGAAGATCAACACACAGTGACTACAATGGAAAGCCTTGACTTGGGATTCTTCAGTGACTGCTTGGCTGGTGACTTGCTTGTTGTGGCCAGAGGTGGAGCACTCCACTGTATCTGAGGGGGCAGGCAACAGACCAGTATAGATCAGCATAGGTCAGTATCTATTCACAAAGACATTGCATACCTCtgtggctacgtccacacgtacccgggtatttttgaaaatgcagatttttctatgcgtttacacccttcgtccacacgtaaacggcgttttcggtcactgaaaacggaggtttctaaaaacgcctgccagggtggatattttcgaaaactacgtttttgcatttatgtgtggacgagaaaaacggagaaaacgcagcgtcaaaggtgtgcgcctttttgacgtcacactgtgcgccatgttattgtttcggtgaaatgaatttctacaatactgttactgttaattgtactctctgcaatgtttaaatgcttacatatacacacatagttactgtccctccacacataggactcggttctgcttctatgccccatctttggctgtgtcccaattcagggtatgcacgcttgaagtacgcatttcaagtgcgagtacgtcaccgccacgcgacgacggctgtcccaattcaaagtgtacttcttttttttttttttatttttttttttttattcatattttaaatggACAGAAACATTAACAAATATACAACAGGAATAATCATACTGTCAGTTCTCTGTCCGCTTCTTAACAACAACCAACAAATAAAGACTAACAATAactaaagacaaacaaacaaacaaaaaacaaaaacaaaacaataacaaaaaaacaaaaaacaaacaaaaacaaaacaaaacaaaaaaagaacaaaaacaaaaaaacaaaaaaagaaaaactccaggAGAAACAAAAAGATAAACCGCCTCCTGGGaaacatcaacaaaaacaaaatcaatggGGGCTAAACCCCCGggtgccaaaaaaaaaataagacataaCCTTGACCACTGATAACATTAGACAATTTCTTCCCTCTgctgactttcaaagtaaaagaacAACAACCAGAATATCAACGACACatgaaccccccccccaaaaaaaaccactTATCACAATATCTAAGAGACATTGTCGATATACAACAAAAAAGGACCCCAAACCTGCTCAAAAATATCTTCTCTCCCCTTAATTCTGTACATAACCCGTTCATATGATGCCATCTTAGACATTTGTTCAGTCCATTCCCTGAGAGAACAGGGGCTGGATGACTTCCAGTGCCTCAGTATTATCCTGCATCCTGTTATGAAAGCCAGACGCATCCACAGTCTCTGTTTTTTTGAAAGAATACTGTTGTCAGGTAACAGGCCCAGGACACATACAGCTGGAGACTTAGAGAGATTAAGTTTAAAAATATCATTCACCAAGTTAATGATCCCATCCCACAAATAATCATTTTTCCGACATGTGTACAACATATGAACTAGAGTCCCGGCTTCCTCCTGACATTTCCAACAGGTGTCATTATCCACAAGCTTCAGCCTGACTAATTTACTGGGAGTCCAGTAATTTCTGTGAAGCAACTTGTACTGGAtaagttgagactgtgtttcaGGTGAGCAAACATACCATGATGAAACCAGCTGCTTCCAAGTGTCCTCTAAAATC
It includes:
- the LOC116325796 gene encoding zinc finger protein 462-like, producing the protein MENDTVECSTSGHNKQVTSQAVTEESQVKAFHCSHCVLIFKSKVYLFEHLNKVHGLNTETSLREAGLCPGTDKANTENSSSSSGDHFKCQSCDFKACSWDGLSEHEELCHKTSENPNVSGGVIISENLDSTFSVISANQKNEAAGTSEDPSVLSDISTSEMKCTLKDLKTYKRPLQTITKYFSVSSGSNTMTDAKLADGTKETIILQESPSSSCPNSSGVFKVTAKSVIDITGSKSYPFLHTDLTTDLTPSKTPEQFRKETVPGSAVKRSSGKSSKGHPAKKAKLDNEEMLTEKENESRQQSSSSNEFSLELSEDEDEADAPKVYSCKHCDYSDVGIRRISAHYQSDHPYISYNSVYIQDASDHSATFRCLECPVEFLSTADLKSHYLENHPDAPDVFAMKSCGLSLVFKCFLCKFTTNLLKSLKEHYKAKHATYEVENSLMFCRYSMSECQEESSQLSLEKSGGISPECAHTSQNSSSESADLALYKCQKCMFSHKSVVAMHVHYQKSHPDEVITLDKIKQSACATSHAALTMTSEKSPLTSTQNEEAAQEILKMKMNKKKKKTKRHSKSLVISATSSVKTPQTKRSLNCYMCGYKTGVIYALKKHLSKTHKVNRTFTDILRYYFRQGSLEPGYHCEFCVFRHEKAAVVYEHYQERHPARVPCVEYVSTQLYAGPGMVPPKKKKPNLEQSEGNDTENRLLSQRSGQNRAGISCKRCSFKSKSLSDLAHHYRIVHPLSAKLAKKANASWRVEDQSDRRGSSDSYQFGKLRASSTVFKCLYCSANFNSKHGLHVHCGLKHPEAVIEKYEHEHEQEQKPKKQLQKPKKQLQNSKKQLQNSKKQLQNSKKQLQNSKKQLQKPKKQLQKRLHEKFKSSITAEESLLIYKCPKCPYVNASYHATLAHCQMKHPAIVVRADELETDEVFASNMVKCTLGKGSNERGYLCKKCSQIHGSLRKLNAHRKKVHHDTEVYEHTDTESQNKTSRKVSIAKSRQASQTETPDACPSTLLSGVRSNKQLYKCQMCTYKGANRKYLQCHYKNTHKLDAVSIYKLLEKYNVLKSGNSTKVKCLKCPDLTFKSSQLLIDHYSTFHRSEWKLDFTVLSLGSPKKKTTGVYKCDHCNTQLIGIRKVCYHMDRHRARMLEMAKAAQRKESLVSTTIEQESSEPCRQDETATLETVNEVNRWNGTPVPSAATSELSDVQQPELESNEDKHTCKQCGRMFMSLKGLHSHEHSHAALAAIKKLDNSSTSGLKHNISKYLIHKSGTLRSFQCSCCTYRTTVFGLWRSHFMKKHRDLIMGAAETEDKDESEERFDKESSNSSEKMNSLPEIDEGRELIKGSLYLEPPDVRRQLNHYTMMAQSSIKSKVNMQLSKLPENGVLHCEFCNFSTGHLSSIRRHYLNWHGKKILRCKDCNFFTGLRKTLEMHMEMGHSTCQSKPTHQKDLCCPFCLYQTKNKNNMIDHIVLHREGRVVPIEVRRPKLSRYLQGIIFRCHKCTFTSGSPENLRLHMMRHDDIKPYKCQLCYFDCTQLSDLEAHLSDKHQVVRNHELVGQVSLDQLEPSVGNVPVTEEEHLSNMDQLDKETEDVEMEDFFADCDEVPQAENLEENYTTEKSALQMRECQESNGESPGETSESDIQHENAKPNSTVQQELQEQAETVLLETAREQETGNVEQSVAEVKITDTPCEDCGGPEEERQTNENQTQPKFRECGDKQQAETGNDFKVDEETPAQKQDVKACFKEEEEKGPFEQKQNEESEMLTEDEQRHQDQAPGDHDGMNDDDCLEEHEGKKKLSEMLTEDEQRHQDQAPGDHDGMRDDDCLEEHEGKKKLSEMLTEGENGTKIRRPVTTTG